Genomic segment of Pseudomonas iranensis:
TCGATCACCTGTGGATAGTTGCCGTCGGGGTAGGTGTCCTGCATCGGCCCGCGCTCCAGCGCCAGCACGTTCAGACCCGCTTCGGTCAGCTCTTTGGCCATGATGGCGCCCGTCCAGCCGAAACCGACGATGACTGCATCAACCTTCTTCATTACCGTTGCCATGCTTACGCCCTCTCGCCGCGAATCGACACTGCCGGGAAGGGGTATTGCTCGTTGCGTTCCACCCAATCCATGAAATCGGCGCGGGCGCCGGGGAAACCGATCATGGTCCAGCCGACCATGCCTTTATTGCCACCGTGGATCGGGTCGCAGAAGAAACCCTCCTTGGTGTTTTGCAGCAGCAGATTGAAGAAAATCTTCGCCGGCACCGCATCGAACTGCGGCTTGCCGGCTTCGAGTTGCTTGAGCAAATCGTCTCGGGTAGCGCTGTCTTGCTCGGCAAATGTTTTACCGCTGAGACCTTTTACCCACTGATCCGTGGCGGCGATGCCGAGGCGATAGATGTCTTTGGGTACCAGTTTGCTCTGCCAGCCCATCTCCGGCGCAGCGTCGGCATTGAATGGGCCTTGCATGTACCACAGGGCACCGGCGGCGTACGGCGTGTTCATCTGCCGGTCGATGTATTCCGGCACGCCGGCTTCAAGCGCGCCCGGGCCTTGCGCGTCGTTGGGGATCAACTGGGCGACGGCGGCATTGATGAATGCCCATTCTTCAGCGGTGAAAAAGCTCGGCTGATAATCACCGGCGCCAGCCGCGGCCGGTTTTGCTGCGGCAGGCGCCGGTGTGCTTTCAGGTGCGGCTTGCAGCACGCTGCTGCCCAGGCCGGTACCGGCAAGCGTGACCACCGGAATCAGGGTCAGGGATTTGCGCAAGAACTCACGCCGCGGGTTGTCTCGATCTTGATCAGACATGGGGGGCACCTCATCAGGCATAGAAGTCAGCCGCTTCTGCGAGCAGCTCGAGGAATTTTGCGTCGCGATGACGAGGGTCTGTCCCGAAAAAGGGCGCCACGTCTGCAACATCATGTGACAAATGGTAGCAGGCTAAGCATCAAGAAAAACCGTTTGCACGGAAAAAAGCCCGGCGAAGCGACGATTCACGTTTCTTTGACGACCGGCTCACGGCGCGTTGACCGCTCAAAAGCGAAGCTGCAATTCCTTCAATGAAGATTGCCGAAACGGTCAGCCCAGCATGTCTCGAGTGCGCTTTTTCCCCGCGTTATGTTTTTCGCTTGTTGCCCTGTTGCATGGCATTGCCGCCCGGGCGGCCGACGCCACGCCATCTCGCCCGGCCGAGTGGGCACAGCCGGTTGAGGCGCAGTTCAACCTGTTCCGCATGTCACCGACGCTGTATCGCAGCGCCTTGCCCAGCCGCAGTGCGGTGCCGCTGTTGAACGATCTGCATGTCGTCACCGTAATCAACTTCCTGCCTGACGCTGATAGCGACTGGCTCTCCGCGCCGGGCATCAAGCAAGTGCAGCTGCCGTATCGCACCAACCACGTCGACGACAGCGATGTGCTCAAGGCTCTGCGCTCGATTCAGTCCGCCGAAGCCGACGGCCCGGTGCTCATGCACTGCAAGCACGGTTCTGACCGCACGGGTCTGATGGCGGCGATGTACCGCGTGGTGGTGCAGGGCTGGAGCAAGGAGCAGGCGCTCAAGGAAATGACCGAGGGCGGTTTTGGTGGCAGTCAGCATTTCCACGACAGCGTGCGCTACGTGATGCAGGCCGATGTCGATCGGTTGCACGAAGCCTTGATCAATGGCGAATGCAGCACCAGTGCATTCGCCATGTGTTCGATGAAGAGCTGGTTCGACTCGGCGCACGTCGAGCGTTGATCAGCTCAATCGGCTGGCGCAGGAAACAGCGCGCTGTCGATCGGTTTACCCAAGAACGCTTGCAGCGCGGCGGGGAGTGACTGTCTGTCACCCGAGAGCAGGTGTTCGCGCATGTCCCGGCCCGTCTGTTCGTTGAACAGGCCTTCACGTTCGAAGCGTTTGAATGCCTCGCTCGCCAGCACACCCGACCATTTGTAGGCGTACAGCGAAGCCTCGTAACCGGTCACCAGATAATCGCAGCTGTTGGCGAAGCGGCAGTAGGCTGGAATATGCAGGCCCGGGAATGCGCTTTGCACATCCGCCATCACTTGTTGAACAGTGCGACCGTCGCCGTGACTGCGATGCAGTTCGAAGTCGAACAGCGCGCTCAGCAGCAGCATCGCCGTCTCTCGGCTGCGCTGGATGTCGGTGGTGGAAAACGCGGCGTCGGCCTGCGTTTCCGACAGGCGCTCACCGCTCTGATGATGCGTACCCAGCCAGCGCAGGAATTGCCCGGATAGCGCCCATTTCTCGAACAGCTGCCCGACAAACTCGGCAGCGTCGCGGCTCAGTTGTGAAATGCCGGAACGATTGTAGTGCGGCGAACGTGTCAGCACGTGATGCAGGCAATGGCCGAATTCGTGCAGCAGCACGCGCAGATCCTGATGTGCCAGCAGATTCAGCCCGTCGGCGGCGGCCGTGTAATTGCATTGAAGCGAGGCTATCGGCAGTGATGGCCGGCCTTCCGCATTGATCCGTCGGTTGCGCAGTACACCTGTCCAGGCGTAGTCGGCGCCAGCGGCGCGGTGGAACGGGTCGATGTAGATGAAGCCGACCGTTTGCTCATGCTCGCTGACTTCGAACAGGCGCACGTTTTCGTTGAAAGTCTCCAGGCGAATATTTTCGCTGATCCTGATGCCGAACATGTGCTCACTGAAGCGGCACAGGCTCTGCAGTATGGCGTCCAGCGGAAAAAACAGGCGCAGGTCCTGCACCTCGCCGCCCAACTGCTTCAGGCGCAATTGCTCGGCGAGGAAGTCGTGATCCCACGCTTCTATCTGATCAATACCGTACTGGCGTGCAGAGGCTTGCAGGTCATCGGTTTCGCGCGCAAGCGCCGCTGCATTGAGGGCGATCTGCTGCTGCAGAAAACGGCGGACCTGGTCAGTATCCACGGCCATGCGGTCGAGCAGTCGCAGTTGAGCGAAATTGTCGAAACCCAACAGCCGGGCTTTGGCATGACGCGCCGCCAGCAGCTTGTGCAGCACCGGTCCGTTGTCGAAGCGGCCGGCGTATGGCCCCTGATCCGAAGCGCGGGTGCACCAGGCTTTGAAACACTCTTCACGTAAACCGCGGTGCCGCGCCCGCTTCATGACCTGATCGCAAGTGTTCTGATCGAGTGTCAGCCGCCACCCGGACAGGCCGGCCTTGTTGGCATTGGTGGCCAGATGCGCCCGCGTTTCGGCCGGCAGTCCCGCCAACAGCGCTGCATCATCGATGTCCTTGCTCCATGCCGCGTTGACCGATTTGAGGTTGCTCATGAAGCGCTTTTCCAGCAAATCGATTTCGCCGTTCAATCGCGTCAGATCCTTGCGCTGCGCACTCGACAATTGGCTTCCCGCCAAGTGAAACCGGCGCAGGATTTTTGCCAGCGAGGCTTTGCGTGCATCACTGAAGCTGGCGGCTATGGAGCTCTGTGCCAATCGTTGATAAACCTGGAGCAACTGTCGATTGCCGGCCTTCGCAGCCTTGTAATGCTGCGCAGCGTGGGTGCTGAGCGCTTCCTGCGCCAACCACTCGGGATCATCGGCATGCCTGACCGAGAGGAATTCGATAATCGCCATGGTTTCATCCAGGCGTGCATCGGCTTCATCAATGGCAATGACCACGTCGTCCCAGTTGGGATGCTCAACCTGAGTGGCGATGACGTTTTCGATGATCAGCAGATTGTCGGCAACGATGCGCTCGACTGCCGGCAGCAGATGTTCGGCGCGTATCGCCGACCAGGGCGGCAACTGCCATTGTTGCAGGAGTGGGTTGGTGTCAGGCATGGCGTCTTCCGTGAGAGAGGGCTGGATCGGCCAGCCTAATCAGGAAGCGCAGGGCAAGGTGGTGGATAGATACCGCCACTTGCCGACGATCATCGGCAGGTGGCGGTAGTTGTCACTGTTGCTCGTCGGGCTTTTTCTTCAACTTCGGGTTGGGGAAGAACTGCACGGCCTGGACCTTTTTGTCGGCGGCAGGCTTCAGCGCACTGGTATTGACCCGCGTGCCCAGTTCTTTGGGTACCGACAGCCCCTGCTCGTTGAGGGTGTCGGAGTATCCGCAAGCCACGCATTCGCGGTGCGGCACGCCGTCTTCGTTCCACATCATCAACTTGTCCGGCTCGCTGCACGCCGGGCAGACCGCCCCGGCGATAAAGCGCTTCTTGGTGATCACAGGGCCGTCGCTCATGCTGCCGCGTCCTCACTCAGGCCGCTGTGGCGCAACAGCGCGTCGATCGACGGCTCACGGCCACGGAAGTCGACGAACAGCACCATCGGTGCCTGCGAGCCGCCGCGCGCCAGAATCGCCTCGCGGAACGCCCGACCGGTTTCAGCGTTAAGCACGCCGTCTTCCTCGAATTTCGAAAAGGCATCGGCGGACAGCACTTCAGCCCACTTGTAGCTGTAGTAACCCGCTGCGTAACCGCCGGCGAAAATGTGCGCGAAGCTGTTGGGGAAGCGGTTGTAAGCCGGTGGACGCATCACCGACACTTCGTCACGCACGCCCTCGAGCACCTGCGCCACGCTGCGGCCATCGCCGTGGGTGGCGTGCAGTTCGAAATCGAACAGCGAAAACTCCAGCTGACGCACCATCATCAGGCCGGACTGGAAGTTCTTCGCCGCGAGCATTTTTTCCAGCAGGTCCTGCGGCAGTGGCTCGCCAGTCTCGTAGTGGCCGGAAATCAGCGCCAGGCCTTCCGGCTCCCAGCACCAGTTTTCCATGAACTGACTTGGCAGCTCGACCGCGTCCCAGGCCACGCCATTGATGCCGGATACGCCAGCGTGTTCGACGCGGGTCAGCAGGTGATGCAGGCCGTGGCCGAACTCGTGGAACAGGGTGGTCACTTCATCATGGGTCAGCAGCGCAGGCTTGCCGCTGTCGGCCGGGGTGAAGTTGCACACCAGATTGGCCACCGGGCTTTGCAGCACTCCGTCGACGGTGCGGCGACGGTCGCGGGCGCCATCCATCCACGCGCCGCCACGCTTGTTGGCGCGGGCATACAGGTCGAAGAAGAAGCGGCCGACGTGCTGGCCGTTTTCCTTGATCTCGAACAGGCGTACGTCCGGGTGCCAGGTGTCGAAGCCTTTCTGCTCGGCGATCTCGATGCCGTACAGACGCTGGACGATGGCGAACAGGCCGCTGAGGACTTTATCGATCGGGAAGTAGGCGCGCAGGGTTTCCTGAGCGACGCTGTAGCGTTGCTCGCGAAGTTTTTCACCGTAGAAACCGCTGTCCCAGCTTTGCAGGTCGGCGCAGCCCTGTTCGGCGGCGTAAGCGCGCAGCTGTTGCAGATCCTGCGCGGCGAACGGCTTGCTGCGCTGGGCCAGATCGCGCAGGAAGCTCAGCACCTGATCGCTGGATTCGGCCATTTTCGTCGCCAGGCTCAGCTCGGCGAAACTGGCGAAGCCCAGCAGCCGGGCCAGTTCCTGACGCAGGTCGAGGATATCTTCCATCACCGGGCCGTTGTCGTTCTGCCCGGCATTCGGGCCTTGGTCCGAGGCGCGGGTGCAGTACGCGGCGTAGACTTCTTCGCGCAGTGCGCGGTCCTGCGCATAGGTCATCACGGCGTAGTAGCTGGGGAATTCCAGGGTGATCAGCCAGCCGTCGAGGCCTTTGGCCTGGGCTGCGGCAGCCATCTGCGCCTTGGCCGAATCGGTCAGACCGGCGAGGGCGGCTTCGTCGGTAATGTGCTTGGTCCACGCCTGGGTGGCGTCGAGCAGTTGGTTGGAGAAGCGGCTGCCCAGCTCGGACAATTTGCTCTGCACTTCGGCGTAACGTTTCTGCTCGGCTTCCGGCAGATCGATACCCGACAGACGGAAATCGCGCAGGGCGTGTTCCAGAATGGTCTTTTGCGCGACGTCGAAACTGGCAGCTTCCGGACTGTTGGCCAACGCTTCATACGCCTGGAACAGTTCGCGGTTCTGGCCCATCTCGGTGGAGTAGGCGCTCAGGGCCGGCAGGCACGACTCGTAGGCTTCACGCAGTTCGGCGCTGTTGCACACGGCGTTAAGATGGCTGACCGGGCTCCATGCCGCACCGAGACGATCGTTGAGTTCGTCCATCGCCAGCACCAGACCGGCCCAGGTCGGGTTCTTGCCCTGGGTCTTGAGAATTTCGGCGATGGCGGCGCGGTTGTCCGCGAGGATGGTTTCGATGGCGGGCAGGACGTGTTCGGCACGGATCGTGGAGAACGGCGGCAGGTCGTAGCACTGCAAAAGAGGGTTGTTCACGCTCACGGTTGGCACCTTGGCTGGAAGAAACATGCGCCCATCTTAATTACAATCGACACTCACCGCAGCTATCGGCGACAGAGAGAGAACTAATCGTGTCCCTTCGCAAATACCAGAATCACACCCCCCGCCTGAGCAACGGCGCATTCGTCGACGGTTCGGCGGTGGTGATCGGCGACGTCGAAATTGGCGCAGACAGCTCGGTCTGGCCGCTGACGGTGATCCGTGGCGACATGCACCGCATCCGCATCGGTGCGCGCACCAGCGTGCAGGACGGCTGCGTGCTGCACATCACCCACGCCGGCCCATTCAACCCGGACGGCTTTCCCTTGCTGATCGGCGATGACGTGACCATCGCCCACAAGGTCATGCTGCACGGCTGCACCGTTGGCAGCCGCGTATTGATCGGCATGGGCAGCATCGTCATGGACGGCGCCGTGGTCGAGGACGACGTGATCATCGGCGCTGGCAGTCTGGTGCCGCCGGGCAAACGCCTGCAAAGCGGCTTTCTGTATGTCGGCAGCCCGGTCAAGCAAGTGCGCCCGCTGACCGACAAGGAAAACGCCTTCTTCACGTACAGCGCGGCGAATTACGTCAAGCTCAAGGACCTGCATCTGGCCGAAGGCTACGACCAGTTCTGAATTGCCCTACACCTGCTCGGGAATTTCCATGCATTACCAGACTGTACTGTTCGACCTCGAT
This window contains:
- a CDS encoding gluconate 2-dehydrogenase subunit 3 family protein, giving the protein MSDQDRDNPRREFLRKSLTLIPVVTLAGTGLGSSVLQAAPESTPAPAAAKPAAAGAGDYQPSFFTAEEWAFINAAVAQLIPNDAQGPGALEAGVPEYIDRQMNTPYAAGALWYMQGPFNADAAPEMGWQSKLVPKDIYRLGIAATDQWVKGLSGKTFAEQDSATRDDLLKQLEAGKPQFDAVPAKIFFNLLLQNTKEGFFCDPIHGGNKGMVGWTMIGFPGARADFMDWVERNEQYPFPAVSIRGERA
- a CDS encoding phosphatase domain-containing protein; the protein is MSRVRFFPALCFSLVALLHGIAARAADATPSRPAEWAQPVEAQFNLFRMSPTLYRSALPSRSAVPLLNDLHVVTVINFLPDADSDWLSAPGIKQVQLPYRTNHVDDSDVLKALRSIQSAEADGPVLMHCKHGSDRTGLMAAMYRVVVQGWSKEQALKEMTEGGFGGSQHFHDSVRYVMQADVDRLHEALINGECSTSAFAMCSMKSWFDSAHVER
- a CDS encoding M3 family metallopeptidase, whose amino-acid sequence is MPDTNPLLQQWQLPPWSAIRAEHLLPAVERIVADNLLIIENVIATQVEHPNWDDVVIAIDEADARLDETMAIIEFLSVRHADDPEWLAQEALSTHAAQHYKAAKAGNRQLLQVYQRLAQSSIAASFSDARKASLAKILRRFHLAGSQLSSAQRKDLTRLNGEIDLLEKRFMSNLKSVNAAWSKDIDDAALLAGLPAETRAHLATNANKAGLSGWRLTLDQNTCDQVMKRARHRGLREECFKAWCTRASDQGPYAGRFDNGPVLHKLLAARHAKARLLGFDNFAQLRLLDRMAVDTDQVRRFLQQQIALNAAALARETDDLQASARQYGIDQIEAWDHDFLAEQLRLKQLGGEVQDLRLFFPLDAILQSLCRFSEHMFGIRISENIRLETFNENVRLFEVSEHEQTVGFIYIDPFHRAAGADYAWTGVLRNRRINAEGRPSLPIASLQCNYTAAADGLNLLAHQDLRVLLHEFGHCLHHVLTRSPHYNRSGISQLSRDAAEFVGQLFEKWALSGQFLRWLGTHHQSGERLSETQADAAFSTTDIQRSRETAMLLLSALFDFELHRSHGDGRTVQQVMADVQSAFPGLHIPAYCRFANSCDYLVTGYEASLYAYKWSGVLASEAFKRFEREGLFNEQTGRDMREHLLSGDRQSLPAALQAFLGKPIDSALFPAPAD
- a CDS encoding YheV family putative zinc ribbon protein; the encoded protein is MSDGPVITKKRFIAGAVCPACSEPDKLMMWNEDGVPHRECVACGYSDTLNEQGLSVPKELGTRVNTSALKPAADKKVQAVQFFPNPKLKKKPDEQQ
- the prlC gene encoding oligopeptidase A; protein product: MSVNNPLLQCYDLPPFSTIRAEHVLPAIETILADNRAAIAEILKTQGKNPTWAGLVLAMDELNDRLGAAWSPVSHLNAVCNSAELREAYESCLPALSAYSTEMGQNRELFQAYEALANSPEAASFDVAQKTILEHALRDFRLSGIDLPEAEQKRYAEVQSKLSELGSRFSNQLLDATQAWTKHITDEAALAGLTDSAKAQMAAAAQAKGLDGWLITLEFPSYYAVMTYAQDRALREEVYAAYCTRASDQGPNAGQNDNGPVMEDILDLRQELARLLGFASFAELSLATKMAESSDQVLSFLRDLAQRSKPFAAQDLQQLRAYAAEQGCADLQSWDSGFYGEKLREQRYSVAQETLRAYFPIDKVLSGLFAIVQRLYGIEIAEQKGFDTWHPDVRLFEIKENGQHVGRFFFDLYARANKRGGAWMDGARDRRRTVDGVLQSPVANLVCNFTPADSGKPALLTHDEVTTLFHEFGHGLHHLLTRVEHAGVSGINGVAWDAVELPSQFMENWCWEPEGLALISGHYETGEPLPQDLLEKMLAAKNFQSGLMMVRQLEFSLFDFELHATHGDGRSVAQVLEGVRDEVSVMRPPAYNRFPNSFAHIFAGGYAAGYYSYKWAEVLSADAFSKFEEDGVLNAETGRAFREAILARGGSQAPMVLFVDFRGREPSIDALLRHSGLSEDAAA
- a CDS encoding gamma carbonic anhydrase family protein, which codes for MSLRKYQNHTPRLSNGAFVDGSAVVIGDVEIGADSSVWPLTVIRGDMHRIRIGARTSVQDGCVLHITHAGPFNPDGFPLLIGDDVTIAHKVMLHGCTVGSRVLIGMGSIVMDGAVVEDDVIIGAGSLVPPGKRLQSGFLYVGSPVKQVRPLTDKENAFFTYSAANYVKLKDLHLAEGYDQF